A region of Paenibacillus sp. 37 DNA encodes the following proteins:
- a CDS encoding DUF6254 family protein, with protein MADQKKRKEAAWKSRKQEQHPHGKIKSLKELSSEYEEKPTTN; from the coding sequence ATGGCTGACCAGAAGAAAAGAAAAGAAGCTGCCTGGAAGTCACGAAAGCAAGAACAGCATCCCCATGGCAAAATCAAATCGCTAAAAGAATTATCCAGCGAGTATGAAGAGAAACCTACTACGAATTAA
- a CDS encoding NCS2 family permease: MDKWFKLKERGTSIPTEIIAGVTTFFTMVYIVIVNPGILSSTGMDFNGVFIATVLASIVGTLIMGIWSNYPIVIAPGMGLNAFFAYSVVAGYGVSWQVALGAVFIAGILFIILSLTSFRYMLLDAIPASLKHAITAGIGLFITTVGLQNAGIIADSESNLITIGNLAEPMAYLTIIGLIITVVLMAYNVKGYLFIGMVVTAILAWIMGLFQMPESIVSMPHGLASTALQLDLAGVFSNGLYTIIFTFLLITLFDTTGTMLGVAEQAGLLKDGKFPRSRGALLADAVGTTSGALLGTSPTSAYIESSTGVAAGGRTGLTAVTVSVLLALTLFFTPIVSVISSIPAITSPALIIVGYFMINVISKIKWDDLEEAFPAFLIIILTPLTHSIATGIGVGFIFYPVLKLLRGKGKDVHPIFYIFAVLFFIQLVFLDH, translated from the coding sequence ATGGATAAATGGTTCAAACTTAAAGAACGAGGCACGAGCATCCCCACAGAAATTATCGCAGGGGTTACAACATTCTTCACAATGGTATACATAGTTATCGTAAACCCAGGAATACTCAGCAGCACAGGCATGGACTTTAACGGGGTGTTCATAGCAACGGTACTGGCAAGTATTGTGGGAACTCTGATTATGGGAATATGGTCCAATTATCCAATCGTCATCGCGCCGGGTATGGGCCTGAATGCATTCTTTGCCTATAGCGTAGTTGCCGGATATGGCGTATCTTGGCAGGTTGCACTGGGAGCCGTATTTATAGCAGGGATTTTGTTTATCATTTTATCACTGACTTCATTCCGTTACATGTTGCTTGATGCAATTCCTGCTAGCTTAAAACATGCCATAACCGCAGGGATCGGATTGTTTATTACAACGGTAGGTTTGCAAAATGCCGGGATTATTGCCGATTCAGAATCGAATTTGATTACGATCGGAAATTTGGCTGAACCAATGGCTTATCTGACCATTATCGGATTGATTATTACCGTTGTGCTGATGGCTTACAATGTAAAAGGTTACCTGTTCATCGGAATGGTGGTAACAGCGATACTTGCCTGGATCATGGGACTATTCCAAATGCCGGAATCGATTGTATCCATGCCGCATGGGCTCGCTTCAACGGCTTTGCAACTGGATCTGGCAGGGGTATTCTCGAATGGTTTGTATACAATCATATTTACGTTCCTGCTGATCACGCTGTTTGATACGACAGGCACGATGCTCGGCGTTGCTGAACAAGCAGGATTGCTTAAGGATGGTAAATTCCCACGCTCGCGTGGCGCATTATTGGCAGATGCCGTAGGAACAACCAGTGGCGCTTTGCTCGGAACAAGCCCAACATCAGCTTATATCGAGTCCAGCACAGGGGTAGCCGCAGGAGGAAGAACGGGACTGACAGCGGTAACGGTAAGTGTGCTGCTTGCGCTGACTTTGTTCTTCACACCGATCGTAAGTGTAATATCAAGCATCCCGGCGATCACATCTCCGGCACTGATCATTGTTGGATACTTTATGATTAACGTTATCAGCAAAATCAAATGGGATGATCTCGAAGAAGCATTTCCTGCCTTCCTGATTATCATCCTTACTCCATTGACGCATAGTATTGCGACAGGCATCGGCGTAGGCTTCATCTTTTATCCGGTACTTAAGCTGCTTCGCGGAAAAGGTAAAGATGTTCATCCAATCTTCTACATTTTTGCGGTATTGTTCTTCATTCAGCTTGTGTTCCTGGACCACTAA
- a CDS encoding alpha/beta hydrolase, which translates to MAEAVDVTTTGTKGRKKRYLWLKIIGGIVGALVLFMGITFVVHTISNGAEKKKIESYGQYVNVDGKNMNVSIQGSGEQTIVLLPGQGTPSPVLDFKLLIDELTSDYKVVAIEPFGYGLSDQTETERTTENIVSEIHEAVQQLGINRYILMGHSITGLYAATYVNTYPDEVSAFVGIDSSVPNQPGMDVKLPLNLMKFLKQSGLMRVISKVSGDSDASLAYDEHTKEQMRLISNQVSTNPTLVDELKHLGSNFKNGANLTYPRDLPMLLFVQSNNEHNPQWIPLHEEQVKQSAQGKMIPMEGSHYLHHTKYKEIAEEFKSYMKQIQ; encoded by the coding sequence ATGGCAGAAGCAGTGGATGTAACAACAACGGGGACTAAGGGCCGTAAAAAACGGTACTTATGGTTGAAAATAATAGGTGGTATTGTCGGCGCGCTGGTGCTGTTCATGGGCATCACGTTTGTCGTTCATACGATAAGTAATGGGGCCGAGAAAAAGAAAATCGAATCGTACGGCCAATATGTCAATGTTGATGGGAAGAATATGAATGTATCCATTCAAGGTAGCGGCGAACAAACCATCGTGCTACTTCCCGGACAAGGAACACCATCACCAGTACTTGATTTCAAATTGTTAATCGATGAATTAACTTCTGATTACAAAGTTGTGGCGATTGAGCCTTTCGGTTATGGGTTAAGTGACCAAACCGAAACGGAGAGAACCACCGAGAATATTGTTAGTGAAATTCATGAAGCTGTACAGCAGCTCGGTATAAATCGTTATATTCTGATGGGGCATTCCATCACGGGACTGTACGCGGCGACTTATGTGAACACGTATCCGGATGAAGTCTCTGCTTTTGTCGGGATCGATAGCAGTGTCCCCAATCAACCTGGCATGGATGTAAAATTACCTTTGAACTTAATGAAATTTCTTAAACAATCAGGTCTGATGAGAGTAATCTCAAAAGTGAGCGGTGATTCAGATGCATCACTTGCATATGACGAACATACCAAAGAACAGATGAGGTTGATCTCGAATCAAGTTTCAACAAATCCTACATTGGTCGATGAGCTTAAACACTTGGGTTCCAATTTCAAAAATGGAGCAAACCTCACTTACCCTCGTGATTTGCCAATGCTTCTATTCGTTCAATCCAATAACGAGCATAATCCACAGTGGATTCCGCTGCATGAGGAGCAAGTGAAACAATCTGCACAGGGCAAAATGATCCCGATGGAAGGTTCACATTACCTGCATCATACGAAATACAAAGAAATTGCCGAGGAATTCAAATCTTACATGAAACAAATCCAATAG
- a CDS encoding MATE family efflux transporter, protein MDTENLHYFEKAPIAKAVAHFAVPMMLGTSMSVIYSILNAYFLGTLGNTAMLTALALTLPLFAVIMALGNLIGIGSGTFISRLLGEKKVDDLKHVSSFAFYSSLVLGIIVMAVGLPLIEPIVHGLGATPESFGFTKEYVTIMLMGSPFVILFFTLENIVRSEGSAITSMTGMILSVVINIVLDALFIFVFHWGVIGVASATVISNLVASAFYAYHMSYKSQFLTVSLKWFKVTKDILSNVFKIGVPVFVMSVFLGAMSLILNLFLVEYGDQAVAGYGISSRLLQFPEFILMGLCEGVVPLIAFSFTANKLRMKQTIGFTIKSILALAVLFGVVVYLISDNLIGLFTTDPQLIEMGSYILHVTFLSLFITGMTSLFMGIFQATAQGTAAFVMSIIQGITLIPVLYIANQMNGFHGVVWSLVIADAVAFLVGAIMIYVLRTKLQPDLEHLAQ, encoded by the coding sequence ATGGATACAGAAAACCTCCATTACTTTGAAAAAGCACCAATCGCCAAAGCCGTAGCTCACTTTGCTGTCCCAATGATGCTAGGCACGTCAATGAGTGTTATTTACTCCATCTTGAATGCCTATTTCCTTGGCACACTGGGTAATACGGCAATGTTAACTGCACTTGCACTAACTTTACCTTTATTCGCGGTCATCATGGCCCTTGGTAATTTAATTGGTATAGGCAGCGGTACATTCATCTCTCGTTTGCTGGGAGAGAAAAAAGTCGATGATCTGAAGCATGTATCTTCATTCGCCTTTTACAGTAGTTTAGTTCTCGGAATTATTGTGATGGCCGTTGGCCTCCCGCTGATCGAACCAATCGTTCATGGGCTGGGGGCAACCCCAGAGTCCTTCGGATTTACGAAAGAGTATGTCACGATTATGCTTATGGGTTCACCCTTCGTCATCTTATTCTTCACGCTGGAGAATATCGTGCGCTCAGAAGGTTCAGCAATCACCTCAATGACCGGTATGATTCTCAGTGTTGTTATAAATATTGTTCTTGATGCATTATTCATTTTTGTCTTCCATTGGGGCGTGATTGGAGTTGCATCTGCTACCGTCATCTCCAACTTGGTTGCGAGTGCATTTTACGCTTACCATATGAGTTATAAAAGTCAATTCTTAACCGTCTCCCTGAAATGGTTCAAGGTGACCAAGGACATCCTGAGCAATGTGTTCAAAATCGGTGTTCCCGTCTTTGTTATGAGTGTCTTCTTGGGTGCAATGTCGCTCATTCTTAATCTTTTTCTTGTTGAATATGGAGATCAGGCCGTTGCGGGGTATGGAATCTCATCACGATTATTGCAATTTCCTGAGTTTATTCTGATGGGCTTGTGCGAGGGAGTTGTGCCGTTGATTGCCTTCTCATTCACAGCGAACAAATTACGCATGAAACAAACGATTGGATTCACGATCAAATCTATTTTGGCGTTAGCCGTCCTGTTTGGGGTTGTCGTCTATCTGATCTCTGACAACTTGATTGGTTTATTTACGACTGACCCGCAATTAATTGAAATGGGCAGCTACATTCTGCATGTAACCTTCTTATCCTTGTTTATTACAGGAATGACTTCTTTGTTTATGGGAATCTTCCAAGCAACAGCCCAAGGAACCGCCGCGTTTGTTATGTCCATCATTCAAGGGATTACGTTAATTCCTGTATTGTATATCGCTAATCAAATGAACGGCTTTCATGGGGTAGTCTGGTCGCTCGTTATTGCGGATGCCGTGGCGTTCCTAGTTGGAGCCATCATGATATATGTTTTGCGGACCAAATTGCAGCCAGATCTGGAACATTTGGCACAGTAG
- a CDS encoding TetR/AcrR family transcriptional regulator C-terminal domain-containing protein has translation MKKQQPQISEDKILEISWELLGEEGIEKFSMRRLADKLGIQAPSLYWYFKSKQTLYQRLANQISKIILDEFHTEGDWKEQMEGLAVTVRSVLSRYPCSTQLMMMTLPHEPDMIRFTNRMLLCMESTPLEQEQKLQAVLTLVNYVFYFVLDDYQHQRNISAVLKDKEALEGEEMIHLLDSMSEKEAGLFSRMYKNGLFEVMGTDGAFEFGLKLILLGIEQVVKKPTEN, from the coding sequence ATGAAAAAACAACAGCCTCAGATTTCGGAAGATAAGATTTTGGAAATTTCGTGGGAGCTTCTCGGAGAAGAGGGCATCGAGAAATTCAGCATGAGACGATTGGCAGACAAGCTGGGGATTCAGGCTCCATCTCTATACTGGTACTTCAAGAGCAAGCAGACGCTCTATCAGCGTCTAGCCAACCAGATATCAAAAATTATTCTGGACGAGTTTCACACTGAAGGAGACTGGAAGGAGCAGATGGAGGGGCTTGCCGTGACGGTACGGAGTGTGCTCAGCCGATACCCGTGCTCCACACAGCTCATGATGATGACGCTGCCTCATGAACCGGACATGATCCGCTTCACCAACCGCATGTTGCTCTGCATGGAATCAACACCACTAGAGCAAGAGCAGAAATTACAGGCAGTTCTTACACTAGTCAACTATGTATTCTATTTCGTACTGGACGATTATCAGCATCAGCGCAATATATCTGCTGTCCTTAAGGACAAGGAAGCACTTGAGGGTGAAGAGATGATCCATCTTCTGGACTCTATGAGTGAAAAGGAAGCTGGACTCTTCAGTAGGATGTATAAGAATGGTCTGTTTGAGGTGATGGGAACCGACGGAGCTTTTGAGTTTGGCTTGAAGCTTATTTTGCTCGGGATCGAACAAGTGGTAAAGAAACCCACCGAGAATTAA